The Saccharopolyspora gloriosae genome window below encodes:
- a CDS encoding IclR family transcriptional regulator, whose translation MGDSSEVPALRRGLAILTAMGGRAGPVSAATLARELDLPRSTTYHLLAELTAAGFAVRLPEERRYALGVAAFELGSAYLRHDPLERLAGPVLRRLVDEVDCTAHLGVLHGGELLYLIKERPSRPQTLVTDVGVRLPAHLTASGRAMLAHLPAAQVRASFPAGFARRTGRGPRTLPELRRTLAAERRLGWAVEDGHVTGEFASVACPVFGPDQWPSAAISLTFRHVCEPGGRADCGSTWPHLAAEVRRAADDLSGRIGGRR comes from the coding sequence ATGGGAGACAGCAGCGAGGTACCCGCGCTGCGGCGCGGGCTGGCGATCTTGACGGCGATGGGCGGCCGGGCCGGACCGGTGTCGGCGGCGACCTTGGCCCGCGAGCTGGACCTGCCGCGTTCGACGACCTACCACCTGCTCGCGGAGCTCACCGCCGCCGGTTTCGCGGTGCGGCTGCCCGAGGAGCGCCGGTACGCGCTGGGCGTGGCGGCGTTCGAGCTCGGTTCCGCCTACCTGCGCCACGATCCGCTGGAGCGCCTCGCGGGCCCGGTGCTGCGCAGGCTCGTCGACGAGGTGGATTGCACGGCGCACCTCGGCGTGCTGCACGGCGGCGAACTGCTGTACCTGATCAAGGAACGTCCGTCGCGTCCGCAGACGCTGGTCACCGACGTCGGGGTGCGGCTGCCCGCGCACCTGACCGCGTCGGGGCGGGCGATGCTGGCGCACCTGCCCGCCGCGCAGGTGCGCGCGTCGTTCCCGGCCGGGTTCGCGCGCCGCACGGGGCGCGGCCCGCGCACGTTGCCGGAACTGCGGCGCACCCTGGCCGCGGAGCGCCGCCTGGGCTGGGCGGTGGAGGACGGGCACGTGACCGGCGAGTTCGCCTCGGTGGCCTGCCCCGTGTTCGGCCCGGACCAGTGGCCGTCGGCGGCGATCAGCCTCACGTTCCGCCACGTGTGCGAGCCGGGCGGCCGTGCGGACTGCGGTTCGACCTGGCCGCACCTGGCCGCGGAGGTGCGCCGGGCCGCCGACGATCTGAGCGGTCGAATCGGCGGGCGCCGCTGA